A window of Mucilaginibacter robiniae genomic DNA:
TTTAGATAGGTCAGCATATTTAAGCAAGCCACAATTCGACCAGATCGAAACGGCTTGTTGGGAGTGCAAGCGCGCCATGTACCTCACTCGGTTTCTTAATTTCGAAAAAAAGCCCTGGCAATTTTGCTCTTTCTGGCTTGTATAGTGAGGTGATCTGCTACCGGTAAGCTAAAGCCCGGGGGATACACCCTTCGGTAGACCCCTTCCCGGGGATGGAGCGGGCTACAGGCCGATAATTAGTACGCCTGCTCTCAAACACCGGCCAGGCAACGGCTGTTGTCCGTGTTCATTTATCATAGAAAACATGGCAGAAGAAAAAACAGAAGCGGAACATTTGGAAAAAACCATTGACGCCATTGAACACAGTATCGAAAACGAATCCGCTACCGGCTCTACCACCCAGATCAGCACCTGGATCAAGACGCTGAGTGGCCGCAGAGGGTTTGCACCGATCGTTCATGACCTTGAAAAATTAAAAGAAGCGGTAGACCACAAGGATGGACATAAGATCTATACCTTGCTGGAAAAACTGGGCGAGGCTACCGTTGAAGCCGCTGAAAAGGCAGAAGGCAAGGAAGCCGCCGCCGTCAAAAAGTTGGGTAAAGCCCTTCAAAAAGGGGCCAAACTCGTCAAGAAATTAGTGGGCGAGCCCAGTAAGTAAGTTTTACTGAAACGCCTGACGATTTTCATTCACGCCTGGTTGCACCGAAATGGCAACCGGGCTATGTATAGGGGATTGGGACCGGGCGACCCGCTTCGCTTTCCATCAGCCACGGCATGAACTTTCCGCTCGTAAATGTCAGTCGCCCCCGCGGACGGACGAGTCCGAATGTGTAACTTAGCGGTTGTGAACCTCCCCTATCAAGCTGACCTCCCGACGCACTTACTCGCGGCCTGTTTCAACAAGACCTCCGCCACCTATAAATTTTATTGGTTCCTGGCTGTCCTGGGGCATGTGGAACAGGGCGAGTCGCAACTCAGCAAGCAGGCCTTGTTTGCGGATATGCTGGCGCACGCCTGGTACACGGTCAATTACTTCCATGTGTCCTTCGGTAAACAGGATAAGCTCCAGCAGGCCATTGAACAGGTACGCATCACCGAACACTTGACAATCGATGCCGAGTTGGGTCACATCAGCACCACTTTGCGGCAGACGTCTCACCCGCATACCCGCAAAGCGCTCCGGTACTTTGACAGCGAGGTTCCTCACCGCTTTTTGAGCCCCTGGTTCCGGGCGGAAGATAAACGCCTGGCCTATGCCTTTTCCCAGTCTTTTACCGGGGAATGCCTGTATGCCTTATATGCGGACCATATCGTGATCAATCCGGCGTGGGCCGCTTATCTGCAGCGGAACGCCCGCGTACTGAAAGACTTCTGCTACTGGAACCTGGCACTGTATCTCCAGGGCAGGAACCCTAATGTCCCCGACATACCTAACAAGCTGATCAAAGCACCGGTCCGGAAGAGCCTGACCGAACAGCGCAAAAAATTCTGGGATATCGTTATTGGTGAGCTGGGCAGCGTGGATTGCATTTACACCAATACCCGCCTTTGGCCCGGCAGGTATGCCGTCGAGCATTTTATTCCTTACGCCTTCGTCTCGCACGACCTGATCTGGAATCTCATCCCTGCAGACCCCGCTTTCAACAGCGTTAAAAGTGATAAGCTGCCCTGGCTGGACCGGTATTTTGAGCCCTTTTACCAGCTCCAGCAGCAGGCCGTCGCCATCATTTATGACAAGCTACCGAAAAGCAGGTTTCTGGAAGAATACCTGACGATCATCCCTGACCTGAGCGCCACCCGTCAACTTTTTTCCGCAGCAGATAAACAGCGTTACCGCGAGCAGTTGCAGCCGCTGATCACCATCGCTGCCAACAATGGGTTTGAATATTTACCGCGCTAAGGCTGCCGGGTGGTCGGCAGGTCCAAATTCGTGGGATGAACGGTCATGGCCCGCCGTCGCCTGGACCTATCCGGCCTTTAGCCGGGACTCATCACTCCGCTATCATAAATCAAGGAAATAGGTAACCGAACCGGGGGCGCCGTGAATCAGCTAACCTGATGAGCAGCATCAAGGTCTTTGTATCTGTCAGGAACTTTAATTTGATAAGAAAATCTAAGATCATATCATTCAGACCTGAGACTACAAATTTGAATGCCAAAATAAACTCATACATTTGCTTTCAGCAGGCGATCTTGCCTGCAATTGTGATAAGGTTTAGGTTGAAAGTTCCATTGCGCGAGGCTATGGAACTTTTCTTTTTCCATCACTTCGTTCACGCAAAATGCTGTTCGATCCGTGCGCCGATATCGCCCAGCAGCATTGGGGCAGGCAACTGACCGAATACCACCTCCCATTGCCAGTCGAAGTTCATCCGGATCTCGCCGACAAACTCGTGATGCAGATAGATGCGGTAGCCGTGCTGCCCGAGCAGTACCTCGCAGTACAGCAACTCGCCGTCCACATCCAGCCCGAAGCCGAACGATTGTTCTGACAGGTACTCAAAGTGGTCGATGGCGTCACCCATCCGCCCCACGGCTGATGCGGGGAAACGTTTCCCGCTGATCCGCTGCCAGCTGCCATCCGGGCGGCGTGCAATCGCGCCCTGGTACGCATCCTTTTCATCCCGGATCAGGTACAGCCCCCGATCAAACGTCAGCCAGTAGTGATGCAGGGCGTTTTGCAGGTCAAGCGTAAGGAGAATAGCCGGGTAAGTCCTCATCTTCCAATGGTTGATGCAGGTTGAACGAGTGACAGGGCCTGCTGTAAATCGGCCTTGACCGCGTGCAGCGCTAACCAAGGATCCGCCACATGCTTCAGCCGGTCCGGCAGGGTGTAAATCGTAAAGTCCGACAGCGAAAGCTCACCGTTGACCTCCTGCCAGTGCAGCGGCGTGGAAACGGTTGCCCCGCGTTTGGGCCGGACAGAGTAAGGGGCCGCAATGGTCTGCCCCCTGCGGTTCTGCAGGAAGTCGATATAAGTCTTGTTTTTGCGTTTGGCCGGGTTGCGCTCGATGCTGGTCGTATCCGGCAGCTCCTCATGGATCATGTTCGCCAGGTACTCCGCAAACTTGCGCACAATTGCATATTCATAGACTCCACCCACATAGCAGTAAATATGCAGGCCCTTGGAGCCGGAGGTTTTCACAAAGCAAGGCAACTGCAGCCGGTCAAATACTTCTTTCGTTTTCAGCGCCGCTTCCACCGCCTGGCTGAACGGCACATCATGCGGGTCCAGATCGATGACCAGGTACTCCGGGTGATCCGGCGTCTGATAGTTGCTCAGCCAGGGATTGATCTCGATACAGCCCAGGTTGACCATATACAGTAATGTCGCTTCATCTCTTCCAATGATATAGTTGATGTCTTTGTCGTTGCTTTCCGAATACAACCGGTAAGTGTTGACCCAGCCCGGCAGGTGCGCCGTATCAGTATCTTTCTGAAAGAACCCGGCATCGCTGATCCCGTTCGGCTGCCGGCGCATGGAGATGGGCTTATCTTTCAGATAAGGCATCAAGTGCGGCGCTAAGTCGCGGTAGTAAGCAAGCAATTCTCCTTTGGTGATGCCCTCATCCGGCCAGTAGAGCTTGTTCTGGTTGGTTAGCCTAAGTGTCTGCTTACCCACCTTGATCGTTTGTTCGTCAGCAAAGGGTTGTGCAAACCCTTCCGGCACGACTTCTTCTGCCTGCTTGTCCATGCGCAATCCTTTATACACCGGGTGCCGCATGCTGCCTTCGGCCGTCCACTCGGCAAAAGTCACCTCACAAACCAGCTCCGGCCTTACCCACTGCACCTTGCCGTGATAGCTCACCTTGTCCGTGAACGGCTTGTCATCGGTTTTCAGCGGTTGCAGCCGCATATACAGGTCTTTCAGGCTGGCCTCGTCAAAGCCGGTGCCGCAGTTGCCGACATACCGGAGCGTGTCATCTTGCCAGATTCCCAAGATCAGCGAGCCGATATGGCTCCGGCTGCCTTTGGGCGCCGTATAGCCGCAGATGACGGCTTCCTGCGAGGCCTGCACTTTATATTTCAGCCAGCGGTCGGAACGCCGGCCGGACTCGTACCCGCTGTTGCTGTCCTTGCCAATGATGCCTTCCCAGCCTTCTTTCTGTGATTGCACGAGCAGTTCCGACCCTGTAGCGGCCGTATATTCAAGGTAAACGACGGTGTCATTTTGGGGCTGGTTATCCAGAAAGGCTTTCAGCAGCGCCTTGCGTTTAATGAGCGGCAGTTCCCGCAGGTCATGCCCGTTCAGTTCCAGCAGGTCAAAGAGATAATAGCGCAGGGTGCGCCGGCTTTTCTCGCTGTCATAGTTCTGCAAGTCCTGAAAGGCACTTTTGCCGTGCCCGTTCTCCAGCACGATCTCGCCATCCACGACCGCGCCTGTATCCATCGCCTGCAGTGCTTCAAACGCGGCTGTATATTTATCATTGAATGCTATTCCGTTGCGGGAGATGAGGGCGGCAGCCTTTTTACCGGTATAGCCGATCGCCCGGTACCCGTCCAGCTTCGGCTCATAGAGCCAGTCGGGATCATCGGTGAGATGCTGCGCCAGGGTCGCCAGCATAGGCTGGTAGACAGTACCTGCTTTTTTCTTCTCCTGTTTTGCTGATGCGGGCCCATTCTTCTCCGCATGGACCCGCTTTACCGGCGAATGCTTGGGCAATTGGGTAAGCTTGCCATCCTTGTTGTTCTTTAGCTGCTTAATAGTAACCGGTACGAAATCCTCGCTGTTGAACTTACCTTTGGCAAATGCATCCTGGTGCTTGATGAGCAGCCAAGCGTTGTCTTCCGCCTCCCCCTTGTGCAGCTTGACCAGCGCAAACTCCCCTTTAAGAATTTCGCCATTCAGCCGAAACTTTAGGTCACCCGACTTCAGGCCTGCACGCAGCGTCTTGACATCCTCCTTGCGGGAAGTAGAGAGTGAAGTATAAGTCCCTTGATCCCAGGTGATGACCACGCCGCCGCCGTACTCACCGGCAGGGATGATGCCTTCGAAATACTGGTAGTTATACGGGTGATCCTCCACCATCATCGCCAGCCGTTTATCGCCAGGGTTCATGCTCGGGCCTTTAGGCACCGCCCAGCTTTTGAGTACACCGTCCAGTTCCAGCCGGAAATCATAATGCAGGCGCGAGGCATGGTGCCGCTGCACCACAAAGCGCAGTTCCCCTGTAGCCGATTTGCCGCCTTTGGGTTCCGATGTCCTGGTGAAATCCCGCTTGGCGTTGTAGTTGGCAAGGCTCATCGCTTACGCTCCTTTCTTGGCCTGCATGCTCTGCATGAGCTGCTCATACAGGTCGGTACTGGCTGCTGCCTTGGGTTTGAGCTTCTTGACGGTAGCCCGCTTGCCTTTGGCTTTGGCCTTAATGATCTTCAGCAGCTCATCCGAATAGGTATCCTTGAACTGATCGATGTCGAACTTTTCGCTGTACTGGTTAATCAGCGCCAGGCCCATGTCCAGTTCTTTTTTGCTGACGGTATCACTGGCGGGCAGCTTGAGGTCGGATGAGGAACGCAGTTCCTGGGCGAAGCGGATCTTGGTGATGACCAGCACGTCGTCCACCGGGTGGATGATGCACAGGTTTTCCGTATTGCGCAGCACGAAGCGGCCCAGCCCGGCTTTGCCTGACTTTTGCAGCGCCTTTAGCAGCAGCGAATAGGCTTTGCTGTTCTTGGCGTTAGACTCACTGAAGTAAGATGTTTCGTAGTACATGGGGTTGATCTCGTCCTTATCCACGAAACTCTCCAGTTCAATGAGCTTGGTCTTTTCCGGTGCCGCTTCCTCGAAATCATGCTGATCGAGTACGATGTAATTGTCGTCCAGCTTGTAGGCCCGCACGATCTTATCATAAGGCACTTCTTTATGCGTATGCTCATTCACCCGCAGGAAGTGAATCTTGGCCTGGTCACGCCCGTCCAGCATGTCCAGGTCCAGCGCGCTGTCCTGTACTGCGGAATATAGCTTGATGGGAATATTGACGAGGCCGAAGCCAATCGAGCCGTTCCAAATCGATCTCATAGCAATATGTTTAGAGAAAGAATTTCAAAAGCTGCACCACGGCAAAAGCGTACCCGTAGTACAGCACCGGGAAAAGAGGATCGCGACATTTCAGGATGACTGTAAATGAATCACTTAGCCTAATGCTATATCGAGGGGCTATTACATTGTGGATAAATCCGGCACGTTATCCACAGGCAGGTGGATAACTTTCGGGATGAATGTCAGTAAGTTGTTTCGCGGGATGACAAGGCGGGAACACGGATTGCTCCGCAAAGGTACACTGCACGCTACGCAGTGCACACAAAAGATAACAGCCGGCTCCATGAACGTACAGCTTCGCCAGATTCAGCACGCATTACAGACCATTGTCCTGCATTTCGCCCAGGGGCAGCGCCTCAACCTGGAAGGGAACTATAATACAAAGATCAATGCAGCAGAAACGCACCTGCGGGTGATCGCCAACAAGCGCGCGCCTTACCTGCTGTTCCAGCTGATGCAGGAGCTGCACATCACCCAGGCCATCGAGCTGGACAAGCCGGTCGCTTCTGCGCAGTACGTGGTGCATATCCTGGATACCATCCATCACTTTGAGCAGATCTGGGAAAAGCAGCTGGAAATCTATGGTCAGCTGGCGAAGGTTAAACTGACGCTGAACGCCTTGGACGAGCTTCTGGGTGATGCGGAAAGAAATTACCAGACCCTGCAACAAAAGCAGGTGCAGGGATAACTTCGGAACGCCGGTATCCGTAAAGTCAATGCCTCATGAAACGATTTTCCATGCCCTTCCTTTACTGCTTATGATCTACCCGCTACAATTCCAGGTGAGCCGGCTTCAGGGATTCGATGTGATCCGTGTCCAAGGGATAGCGGTTTACCTGACAGTTTACCCGGCAGCGCATCCGGGTTTCCACCCGGTGCCCGGTGAAAAACAGTATTACTGCTCGTCCCGGCAGGGCCTGCTGATCGTTGAGACCACCGGCTACACCCGGCTGATCGATCCTTTTCACCTGCAGAGCTTGTCTGCTGCCATCAAGTGGTACGGACGTACCCGGCTGGGCATGCCCAACATCGAAATCCGGCTTACGGACCCCAGGCGGTCGGGCAGCAATAAACCGGCGGATTAGGCAGGTCCAGCCGCGCCGAAAGTTTGCGCAATAATCTGCTGATCAAGCGTCGCTCTCGTACTCGACAAGATCATCAAGCTTGGTTCAGGGCGCCATACCGCTGGCCAAAGGGCAATTGATAAAAATCCCGTCCCGTCGTAACAAATTACTGACCCCGCAGTTGTATCCTTAGATGACGTGTAATCAAATGCTTCCTTATGTTACATAGAACAGGATATTCAGTTTACGATCAGGGCAACTCGAAATATATACAGGTGGAAACGGTATTGGTATTTTATCGTGAAAAGTTCATTATTTCAGGGAAGCATATGCTGTTTGAAGATACAGCCTTAATCGGCAACATGAGTTACACTGATAATGGTTTGTCCATGAGTGGACTAGAACGTCTAACGCAAAGCGAGCGGTTACAACTGGTAGCTCACATAAAAAACTATGTTGCACCCGACCAAGCCAGCTGTGCCCCTACTTTTGGATTTGGATTGCAAATTAAGGATAACGTGGTGTACTGTGAAATTATAGTCACAGATCATATCTATCATGTTTGGTTTGATGGAAAAAAGGTTGGAAAATTAACCCAGAATGAACGCTTTAACTGGTTGCAAATGCAATCGGAGTTGTTGCCGGCCGGAACGCTTAGAGAAATCTCTGACCGCATTGAGAAGCACTATGTGAATTTTTGATCTTCTTTCACCGGTACATCAGGTAGGTAAATAATCTCTCGTATAGCTTTGGTTGACATAGGCCTTCCACAAGCGGCTAATATGCAACGCCTTAATAAGCAACAAACACCACTGTACAGATTTAGCTTAAATGCTCTCTGTATAGTGGCATGTTGTGTATTAATTCTTTGTCCGGCCTGAATGGAAAGCTACCAGATACAAGCCTCCTTTCTCAAGTTGTGTGGGTGCGGCAGAACTCGGCTCAACGGACTCTAAGTTTAACTTGGCCCGAACGAGATGAAACAAGCCAAGAAAGTGCTCCGGTAATACCCGGTTAGCTAAAATCAGGTGATATTGCTTTTCCAGCAGCACCTTTTCCTCATGGGTTGCCCGTTCCACCTGCCATTCATGATCTGGTCTGCAACCGTGTTCTAAGGCCAGATTCTGAAGTTCAAACAAATAGCGGTTTGCCAGATTTTCGATCGCTTTTGATGCTGTCATCATTTCTTTTTCGTTTTGGGAATACTCTCCGTTTTAGATACGGTTGTTTTGCTTGTTTGGTAATCGGATAGCGATTTGTTGCCCTCCGCGCTCGGCGCTTTTTTTACATTCTTACTTCCTTTGTCTTTACTCATAAGTTTATTATTTGATATACATTTCTCTTTCCAGTTTGCGAATATTGGATTCTAACAACGTGTCGTTGAGATCCTGATAATGCAACGCACGGTGAGTTTTGAGTTTATTAATGCCCTGTGTCACCTCTGCAATAAGCCGGTTAATGTGTTGGAGCGCTCCCGCCTTGGCTTTTCGCATAGCCATAGTTTTACTGGCATAGCCATAAAACATCTCACTATCATCAGGCAGGATGTAGCCGGAGTGCACATGATGGGTTACTTCCTCCTGAATATTAGAATGTACCGGAAATACTCTTTGAGAGAGCAAAGCAGGCAGGAGTTTAAAATTATTGGTGGATATCTCGGTTACGGTAGTATCGTTTTTAAAAACGCGGTAATACCTGAACAGGCTGTTTTTTTTCATAATTTAACTGATGGTGATTAGCGTAAAGCTTAAAGATTACCGATCAGCAAACCAATAACATCTAAGGGTATAAATCAGAAAAGGAGAGGCATTTTGATAAAGATAGGGTTTAATAGTTGATAAACAACAGCTAATTGACTATATATTTTTTTTGCAAGCCGGCGATATGCCAACTCAGAAAAGGCAGCCAGTTTTTGCAAGTGTGGAATACCTTGAGCCGCGAAACGAATCCATTAAAAATCTGCTTTGCTGTGCGCTGGATGAGAGTGACGTTGCCGTCTTTCTACCCGTATACAGGCCATTTAAGAAGGTATGCTGTATCATTTAATTTGCATGCCGCCCATGATCGTCACAGGTGGACTGAGTTAAACATAGTTAGCTACCTGCATTACAGTTAGGGCTATGCTTCGCTATTACTTAAATAGTGCGCAAAACCGAAATGCACCAAGCGAACTCTGCCTCTTCTACTGACGATGGCTACAATGTAAATTTAGCTATCAACGTAGAGTTTGCTGGTTATGGCAGCTTTTGCCAAATCTTCTGAATTTACACTACTTGGCCAGTCTTTTTACTTTAACCGCATTTAGTCCTTTAGCTCCTTTTTCTACTTGAAAAGTTACAGTGTTCCCTTCTTTGATCTGCTCTGCAATGCCATTGACATGTACAAACAGGCTTTCCTGCGTTTGCGCATCGCGGATAAAGCCGTAACCTTTGGATTCATTAAAGAAAGTCACTGTTCCGGATCGTATGGGGTCTACGGGTAGATTTTCCAGCTTTGGGATACCCAGTGGAATGTTCTCCGGCGACACCTCTATCCGCTGAGCCGGATCGGGCTTTATCTAAGTTAGATTGCCGTTGTGATCCACATAAGCCATCATGGATGCTAAGGACTTTCCTTTACCGGAACTTGCTTTCCGGTCTTCCGCCCGTACCTTCTTGTCTTTTTGCTTCTGCAGGCGCTTTTTTTCGTTTTCTTTTTTGTTGAAGGTTTCTGAGGATCTACCAATGTGTTGTTGAATTTTTTGCTGGAATAATGCAATAATTTGAAAGCTATTGACTGGCCATTGGTGGTTGCTCAGCAGTAAGAGTCAGGTACGGAAAATAAAAAGGCACTCCTCCTGCTAGGTCAATTTCAGCGGAATATCCATCAAACAGCGGATTTGATATATCTGCGATTGTTCAATATACGAAGTAATATACGGGTATGTTTTACTTTACCTCTTTCTGTCCTACTGGCTAATCAAACACAGCACACTCGGGAACATTAGCAATATTGGGCGTCTTCAATTGTTCCCGAGATGATCAACGGATCATCTAATTACACATAACAGCTACTAGTGGAGCGAATCTATATAGCTAAATAAAAATAATAGATGCCTGCCATAGCAATGCTTAAAGACAGTGTACATTGTATACTTCTCCGAAGACGGTCGTTTAGCAGAAGATTAGGCCGGGAGGTACGCAGGGTTTGCAAAAGGCCGAAAAGCAGCAGCAATGTGACCTGATTACCGATTTCTACGCCAATAGTGAACCCGATTATAGCCAGCGTTATAGTCACACCCGGCATTTGATGCATGACTTCCAGCAGTCCGCCTGCAAAGCCGAGTCCATGAAGCAGCCCGAACAAAAATGCAATGGCCAAACGGCTGTTTCCCTGCGCAGCTGCCGGATGAAAGACATTTTGTAAGGCCACAAAGATGATGCTGGCGGCTATGCCAGCTTCAACTATTTGTTCTGGCAGTTGAACCAGCCGTAAAGCTGCAAGCGTCAGAGTGATCGAATGGGCAAGCGTAAAAGCAGTTACCACTTTTACCAGATCCCATAGCGTGTTAGCGCCTAATACCAGGGCAGCAATGAACAGTAAGTGGTCGTAACCAGTAAGAATATGCCGGATGCCTTGAAAGATAAACGTTTTTAATACCGCCCGGTTGTCCGCCTGTATTAACCGCTGCTTCGCTTCTAATTCACCGGATACAGATGATGCCCGGGCTAGCAGGGCCTTATCCGTCGTGAAACTTAGCTGATAAACCGACTGGTCATAAGTGCGGCTTTGGCCCATAACCTGAATATCCGGATTATTTGGCAGCAGGCAATTTACCAGATAAACAGATATGCTTCGCTGATGATGATTTTTCAACTTCAAGGTGTGCTGAGATGTGCCGGGAGGCAGGCTGGCACTAAGACTGATGATGATATCACCCAAACCCTTATATACTTCTTCCAATTTGGGAAAAGACAACGAATCCAGTTGAAGCTGTTTAGGACGACCATTCACCCACAAGAGCAGCTCATGGGTTACGTTGCTGGCATAAGTGCGTTGTTCTTCTTCTGTTATTGCGCCATCATGGTTGCGGTCGATGATCAACATGATTTTTCCTGCCACATCAGTGCCTGGTGTAAGCCGTAGTTGCAGGGTAATATGATCTTTAAAAAGGAAAATTGTAGTCGCTTGTAAATACTCATTCAGCCGGTGTGCTGCGGCTGGTACAGCCAGCCACAGCATCATGAAAAGAACTACAATCCCTTTAAATTTCATTGGCCAGTAAACGCATGTCCATACTCATTGGTAGGGTCGCGGTAAATGGTGTGTACGTGCATAGTAGGATCACCACCCACTCCCTGAGGCGAAAACTCAATCACCAATTTAGGGCCCTGAATGCGGTAATAAGAAGACCCATTCTTTCCGGGTTGATGTGTTGTCGGGCCACTCCAGGCGAAATAGGTTTCCTCCAAGCCTGCTTTGATGTCTTCCATCCTGGCTTTGCTGTAGGCATCATTCACAATACCTGTCCATTCGGCAATCAAATCAAGCAGCATGGTGCGTTGCTGTGCATTCATAGCGGAGGCTTTGAGTCCTTCAGGAACAATAGTTTTTCCTCCGCTGGCAGGGCCGAGTACCAAGTCATCCACATGGTAATTTAAAATGGCCTGTTTACGCTGAGTATCATTCAACGCATCCAGCAGTGTAAAGGCTTTATCATTTTCTCCTGCAAGTACCCGGACGGTTTTGCCGTGAGCGGTATAAATGGCAGGTTGAGCGCCCGTTAGAGTTGGAGTGCTGGAGCCATGCGCTCCGGCGATCACGACGTTTAATCCCAGGTGATGTCCGCCAAACTGTATCATCCAGGGGGTAGAGGTATTGGGTTGGCCGAAAATTCCTATTGTATAACGGTTTATACCCGAAGCAAACGGTGTTCCGCCTTCAAACAATACCTGATCTGACCCCATAATTTCTAATACCTTC
This region includes:
- a CDS encoding HNH endonuclease domain-containing protein, with product MNLPYQADLPTHLLAACFNKTSATYKFYWFLAVLGHVEQGESQLSKQALFADMLAHAWYTVNYFHVSFGKQDKLQQAIEQVRITEHLTIDAELGHISTTLRQTSHPHTRKALRYFDSEVPHRFLSPWFRAEDKRLAYAFSQSFTGECLYALYADHIVINPAWAAYLQRNARVLKDFCYWNLALYLQGRNPNVPDIPNKLIKAPVRKSLTEQRKKFWDIVIGELGSVDCIYTNTRLWPGRYAVEHFIPYAFVSHDLIWNLIPADPAFNSVKSDKLPWLDRYFEPFYQLQQQAVAIIYDKLPKSRFLEEYLTIIPDLSATRQLFSAADKQRYREQLQPLITIAANNGFEYLPR
- the ligD gene encoding DNA ligase D; the encoded protein is MSLANYNAKRDFTRTSEPKGGKSATGELRFVVQRHHASRLHYDFRLELDGVLKSWAVPKGPSMNPGDKRLAMMVEDHPYNYQYFEGIIPAGEYGGGVVITWDQGTYTSLSTSRKEDVKTLRAGLKSGDLKFRLNGEILKGEFALVKLHKGEAEDNAWLLIKHQDAFAKGKFNSEDFVPVTIKQLKNNKDGKLTQLPKHSPVKRVHAEKNGPASAKQEKKKAGTVYQPMLATLAQHLTDDPDWLYEPKLDGYRAIGYTGKKAAALISRNGIAFNDKYTAAFEALQAMDTGAVVDGEIVLENGHGKSAFQDLQNYDSEKSRRTLRYYLFDLLELNGHDLRELPLIKRKALLKAFLDNQPQNDTVVYLEYTAATGSELLVQSQKEGWEGIIGKDSNSGYESGRRSDRWLKYKVQASQEAVICGYTAPKGSRSHIGSLILGIWQDDTLRYVGNCGTGFDEASLKDLYMRLQPLKTDDKPFTDKVSYHGKVQWVRPELVCEVTFAEWTAEGSMRHPVYKGLRMDKQAEEVVPEGFAQPFADEQTIKVGKQTLRLTNQNKLYWPDEGITKGELLAYYRDLAPHLMPYLKDKPISMRRQPNGISDAGFFQKDTDTAHLPGWVNTYRLYSESNDKDINYIIGRDEATLLYMVNLGCIEINPWLSNYQTPDHPEYLVIDLDPHDVPFSQAVEAALKTKEVFDRLQLPCFVKTSGSKGLHIYCYVGGVYEYAIVRKFAEYLANMIHEELPDTTSIERNPAKRKNKTYIDFLQNRRGQTIAAPYSVRPKRGATVSTPLHWQEVNGELSLSDFTIYTLPDRLKHVADPWLALHAVKADLQQALSLVQPASTIGR
- the ku gene encoding non-homologous end joining protein Ku; protein product: MRSIWNGSIGFGLVNIPIKLYSAVQDSALDLDMLDGRDQAKIHFLRVNEHTHKEVPYDKIVRAYKLDDNYIVLDQHDFEEAAPEKTKLIELESFVDKDEINPMYYETSYFSESNAKNSKAYSLLLKALQKSGKAGLGRFVLRNTENLCIIHPVDDVLVITKIRFAQELRSSSDLKLPASDTVSKKELDMGLALINQYSEKFDIDQFKDTYSDELLKIIKAKAKGKRATVKKLKPKAAASTDLYEQLMQSMQAKKGA
- a CDS encoding cold-shock protein translates to MSPENIPLGIPKLENLPVDPIRSGTVTFFNESKGYGFIRDAQTQESLFVHVNGIAEQIKEGNTVTFQVEKGAKGLNAVKVKRLAK
- a CDS encoding HupE/UreJ family protein, which translates into the protein MKFKGIVVLFMMLWLAVPAAAHRLNEYLQATTIFLFKDHITLQLRLTPGTDVAGKIMLIIDRNHDGAITEEEQRTYASNVTHELLLWVNGRPKQLQLDSLSFPKLEEVYKGLGDIIISLSASLPPGTSQHTLKLKNHHQRSISVYLVNCLLPNNPDIQVMGQSRTYDQSVYQLSFTTDKALLARASSVSGELEAKQRLIQADNRAVLKTFIFQGIRHILTGYDHLLFIAALVLGANTLWDLVKVVTAFTLAHSITLTLAALRLVQLPEQIVEAGIAASIIFVALQNVFHPAAAQGNSRLAIAFLFGLLHGLGFAGGLLEVMHQMPGVTITLAIIGFTIGVEIGNQVTLLLLFGLLQTLRTSRPNLLLNDRLRRSIQCTLSLSIAMAGIYYFYLAI
- a CDS encoding DUF3500 domain-containing protein codes for the protein MNKGNPIILLSLGLTSMLAAFHWHHNYTHAAPNTMATPTAISQTQAIVTAANTFLHALNVEQLAKVQFSFTAQKAATVARFKRSGENEVVPFAPEDYARVNTSSHQQHEGQPGPGNRPGGGPGGHPPQPGDKPGQGPGPGGPGKGMGPAEGFVGEQYGQAVWSNYPVSDVLRPGLQLGSLNASQRKAAMHLLEVMLSPKGYQKVLEIMGSDQVLFEGGTPFASGINRYTIGIFGQPNTSTPWMIQFGGHHLGLNVVIAGAHGSSTPTLTGAQPAIYTAHGKTVRVLAGENDKAFTLLDALNDTQRKQAILNYHVDDLVLGPASGGKTIVPEGLKASAMNAQQRTMLLDLIAEWTGIVNDAYSKARMEDIKAGLEETYFAWSGPTTHQPGKNGSSYYRIQGPKLVIEFSPQGVGGDPTMHVHTIYRDPTNEYGHAFTGQ